The following proteins are encoded in a genomic region of Coffea eugenioides isolate CCC68of chromosome 6, Ceug_1.0, whole genome shotgun sequence:
- the LOC113774150 gene encoding putative late blight resistance protein homolog R1B-17 has translation MASSSITCISSALDDLQSLLNIFHYPEFLLSVKNWLTFLRTFILCATKWGKDYVHLASDDKEEVDNHHASLEALIVRIEDAISKRAQELHSIYLSSSENPSYNQAFKIVDCIEGSDMVSLRPEIYRWYFFFSDCSSKLSSNLIVRKDDIMEFMDSLLESLEDFHDWGFADGLIKALEEKLEFLKNFIRFVTLHDVEDTQLGPLLTHVKAVAIKAARLSYQCKFVKKSELQDETDKSILELLLKIIPVEPQVHETCVQALIASNLSRKSLGDTDEQILRDFLDSLLCNLGDILKSGLAILSPSLNAIKDGVLLSQDMELLSSDLLKKIQLIETTVAQRCPEPSLFDYPKTNGLGFIDFLLENLIELTSTEAGSITFMNHPIQAVQEELVCLRSLLGRIVELRSEDEELQAIRDCAIEVAYKIEFLVDSLMVGDDLDSSSMSFHSIVEEIKIIKAKALQICDNDRLHGKVKKVSKRLFHMPTQLNKPIINDVVVGLEYEAASIISRLTRGSLQLQIVSIVGMPGLGKTTLARKVYNSSSVMSYFYKRAWCTVSQVYHKRNLLLEILSCIESKLPGNVFEMSEEDLAHEVKRRLLRNKYLIVLDDVWDIEAFNGLEASFPDNGNGSRVILTSRRQDVAPQDKLDQEPHSLRQLTPDESWDLLKAKLYPGQDLAPPELCEIRQKVVEMCQGLPLTVVILAGILSSMDRHDWKEVVEGLSSRNVSSTEQCTATLELSYKHLPDNLKACFLYFGAFPEDYEHNTKRLISLWVAEGFVQKTQLKRSEDVANDYLMELISRSLVIVSKPRSIDGVKACRIHDLLYEFCVTKAKGEKLLQLVRRYDELSAFTMPCYLRRLCIDSKPEHFDNLRYLVLSKSQSSEEHQQAVEKVSKYPQAEKLSLSQSWL, from the exons ATGGCCTCCAGTAGTATTACTTGCATTTCTTCCGCCTTGGATGATTTGCAATCGCTCTTGAATATTTTTCATTATCCGGAGTTTTTGCTTAGCGTGAAAAACTGGCTAACATTTCTGAGAACATTTATTTTGTGTGCGACAAAGTGGGGCAAAGATTATGTGCATTTAGCATCTGACGACAAAGAGGAGGTAGATAATCATCATGCAAGTCTAGAAGCTCTGATAGTTCGGATTGAAGACGCCATTTCCAAAAGGGCACAGGAGCTTCACTCCATTTATCTTTCTAGTTCGGAGAATCCATCATATAATCAGGCTTTCAAGATTGTCGATTGTATAGAAGGATCAGACATGGTATCTTTGAGGCCAGAAATTTACAGATGGTACTTCTTCTTCTCAGATTGCTCATCAAAGCTTTCTAGTAATTTGATTGTCAGAAAAGATGACATTATGGAATTCATGGATTCTCTTCTGGAGAGTCTAGAGGATTTTCATGACTGGGGATTTGCGGATGGTCTCATCAAAGCCCTCGAAGAGAAGCTAGAGTTCCTGAAAAACTTCATCCGTTTTGTCACACTACATGACGTTGAAGACACACAATTGGGACCTTTATTGACTCATGTTAAAGCTGTGGCTATCAAAGCAGCGCGCCTCTCTTATCAGTGCAAGTTCGTGAAGAAATCCGAATTGCAGGATGAAACTGACAAAAGTATTTTGGAACTGCTGCTGAAGATTATTCCTGTAGAGCCCCAAGTCCATGAGACTTGTGTCCAGGCTCTGATTGCTTCAAACTTATCAAGAAAATCACTTGGGGACACAGATGAGCAAATATTGAGAGATTTTCTTGATTCTCTCCTGTGTAATCTTGGGGACATACTAAAATCTG GACTTGCTATTCTCTCCCCCTCTCTAAATGCAATCAAAGATGGTGTATTATTATCCCAGGATATGGAACTTTTGTCATCtgatttgttgaaaaagattcaGCTTATCGAGACAACGGTTGCACAGAGATGTCCAGAACCATCATTGTTCGACTATCCCAAGACCAACGGATTGGGCTTTATTGATTTCCTTCTAGAAAATCTGATAGAACTGACAAGTACTGAGGCTGGCTCGATTACTTTCATGAATCATCCAATTCAAGCAGTCCAGGAAGAACTTGTTTGTTTACGCTCTTTGCTGGGGAGAATTGTGGAGTTGCGCAGTGAAGATGAGGAGCTCCAAGCAATTCGGGATTGTGCTATAGAGGTGGCATACAAGATAGAGTTTCTTGTTGATTCCTTAATGGTTGGGGATGATCTAGATTCTTCTTCAATGTCGTTTCATTCCATTGTAGAAGAAATTAAGATCATTAAGGCTAAGGCTTTGCAGATTTGTGATAATGATAGACTTCATGGCAAAGTTAAGAAAGTAAGCAAGAGGCTCTTTCACATGCCAACACAGTTAAATAAGCCAATAATCAATGATGTGGTGGTGGGATTGGAGTATGAGGCTGCATCGATAATTAGTCGACTCACAAGAGGATCACTCCAACTGCAAATTGTTTCCATTGTGGGTATGCCAGGACTAGGTAAGACAACTTTAGCTAGAAAAGTTTACAATAGTTCGTCAGTTATGTCCTATTTTTATAAGCGTGCTTGGTGTACTGTTTCTCAAGTGTATCACAAGAGAAATCTGTTACTTGAAATTTTGAGTTGTATTGAATCCAAGCTTCCTGGCAATGTTTTTGAGATGAGTGAAGAAGATCTGGCTCATGAAGTCAAAAGACGTTTGTTAAGGAACAAATACCTCATTGTTTTGGATGATGTATGGGACATTGAAGCATTCAATGGATTAGAAGCCTCATTCCCTGACAATGGAAATGGAAGTAGAGTTATCTTGACGAGTCGACGTCAAGATGTTGCTCCCCAAGATAAACTTGACCAAGAACCTCATTCTCTTCGTCAACTCACACCTGATGAGAGCTGGGATTTGCTAAAAGCAAAGTTATATCCTGGACAAGATTTGGCTCCTCCTGAACTATGTGAAATTAGACAGAAAGTCGTGGAAATGTGTCAAGGACTACCTCTTACGGTTGTCATCCTTGCTGGAATTCTCTCAAGCATGGACCGACATGATTGGAAAGAGGTTGTGGAAGGTTTAAGTTCAAGGAATGTTTCTAGCACAGAACAATGTACCGCTACTTTAGAGCTGAGTTACAAACATTTACCAGATAATTTGAAGgcatgttttctttattttggagcCTTTCCAGAAGACTATGAACACAATACCAAGAGGTTGATTTCCCTATGGGTCGCTGAAGGATTTGTTCAAAAAACTCAGCTCAAGAGATCAGAGGATGTGGCAAATGATTACCTGATGGAACTTATTAGCAGAAGCTTAGTCATAGTTTCCAAACCAAGATCCATCGATGGGGTCAAAGCTTGTCGCATTCACGATTTATTATATGAGTTTTGTGTGACAAAAGCCAAAGGAGAAAAGCTTTTGCAGCTGGTACGTAGGTACGATGAACTATCTGCTTTCACCATGCCATGCTACCTACGCCGCTTATGCATTGATTCTAAGCCTGAGCACTTTGACAACTTGAG ATATCTTGTCCTGTCTAAGTCTCAATCCTCTGAAGAACATCAACAAGCTGTTGAGAAAGTTTCCAAATATCCGCAAGCTGAGAAGCTCTCTTTATCTCAATCATGGCTATGA